The Cucumis melo cultivar AY chromosome 5, USDA_Cmelo_AY_1.0, whole genome shotgun sequence genome has a segment encoding these proteins:
- the LOC103499485 gene encoding probable leucine-rich repeat receptor-like protein kinase At5g63930: MLYYFDSGSVSSAKLVGVLLLLACLFNISHGLNQEGHFLLELKNNFSDPFGNLRNWDSSDKTPCGWTGVHCTSSEEPVIYSLDLSLKNLSGSLSSSIGKLIHLTYLNVSFNEFTGSIPKEISDCIKLEYLILNNNKFNGELPSELGRLTSLVKLNICNNGIHGSFPEEIGNLKSLVELVAYTNNITGPLPRSFGKLKSLRIFRAGQNAISGSLPAEIGQCENLETLGLAQNQLEGDLPKELGMLKNLTELILWENQISGILPIELGNCTSLTILALYQNNLGGPIPKEFGNLISLMKLYIYRNALNGTIPAELGNLSLAIEVDFSENYLTGEIPKELSNIEGLQLLYLFQNQLTGIIPNELSGLSSLTKLDLSINNLTGPVPFGFQYMPSLSQLQLFDNSLTGSIPQGLGRNSSLWVVDFSDNLLTGRIPPHLCRHSNLIILNLESNKLYGNIPTGILNCKSLLQVRLVGNRFTGGFPSAFCNLVNLTAIDLDQNRFSGPLPPEIRNCQKLQRLHIANNYFTSHLPKEIGNLVKLATFNVSSNLFTGPIPPEIVNCKVLQRLDLSNNFFENTLPKEIGSLLQLEILRVSDNNFSGSIPRELKNLSHLTELQMGGNSFSGSIPSELGSLKSLQISLNLSFNMLTGTIPLELGNLNLLEYLLLNNNSLTGEIPSSFANLSSLMSCNFSYNDLRGPIPSIPLFQNMPPSSFVGNKGLCGGPLGDCNGDSSSPSIPSFKSMNGARGRIITGIAAAIGGVSIVLIGIILYCMKRPSKMMQNKETQSLDSDIYFPPKEGFTFQDLIEATNSFHESCVVGKGACGTVYKAVMRSGQIIAVKKLASNREGSNIDNSFRAEISTLGKIRHRNIVKLYGFCYHQGSNLLLYEYMERGSLGELLHGTECNLEWPTRFTIAIGAAEGLDYLHHGCKPRIIHRDIKSNNILLDYKFEAHVGDFGLAKVMDMPQSKSMSAVAGSYGYIAPEYAYTMKVTEKCDIYSYGVVLLELLTGKTPVQPIDQGGDLVTWVKNYMRDHSMSSGMLDQRLNLQDQATVNHMLTVLKIALMCTSLSPFHRPSMREVVSLLLESTEPDEDHIPALTYNLAPNDDATS, from the exons ATGTTGTATTATTTCGATTCCGGGTCGGTTTCGAGTGCAAAACTTGTTGGGGTTTTGCTACTACTGGCTTGTCTGTTTAATATTTCACATGGGTTGAATCAAGAAGGGCATTTTCTGTTGGagttgaaaaataatttttctgATCCATTTGGTAATTTGAGAAATTGGGATTCAAGTGATAAGACACCGTGTGGATGGACTGGTGTCCACTGTACTTCTAGTGAGGAACCAGTGATCTATTCTCTTGACTTGAGCTTAAAGAATCTTTCTGGTTCCTTAAGCTCAAGCATTGGTAAGTTGATCCACCTGACTTATCTCAATGTTTCCTTCAATGAATTCACCGGAAGTATACCGAAAGAGATCAGCGATTGTATCAAGTTGGAATATCTCATTCTGAACAACAATAAGTTTAATGGTGAACTTCCATCTGAATTGGGAAGGCTGACCTCTTTGGTGAAGTTGAATATATGTAATAATGGAATCCATGGTTCTTTTCCTGAAGAAATTGGGAACTTGAAATCCTTGGTTGAATTAGTTGCATATACCAACAATATCACGGGTCCGTTGCCTCGTTCTTTTGGAAAACTAAAGAGCTTGAGAATATTTAGAGCAGGACAAAATGCGATTTCAGGAAGCTTACCGGCTGAAATAGGTCAGTGTGAGAACTTGGAAACACTTGGCCTTGCTCAAAACCAGTTAGAAGGGGATTTACCAAAGGAGCTTGGCATGCTTAAAAACTTGACTGAATTGATTCTTTGGGAGAACCAAATTTCTGGCATTCTTCCAATAGAGCTTGGGAATTGTACAAGTCTAACTATTTTGGCTTTGTATCAAAACAATCTTGGTGGACCCATACCTAAGGAATTTGGGAATCTAATCTCTTTGATGAAGTTGTATATATACAGAAATGCATTGAATGGAACCATTCCTGCAGAGCTCGGGAACCTTTCTCTGGCGATAGAGGTAGACTTCTCCGAGAACTATTTGACTGGTGAGATACCTAAAGAGTTGAGTAACATAGAAGGTCTCCAATTACTCTACCTATTTCAAAATCAGCTGACTGGGATTATACCAAATGAACTTAGTGGCTTGAGTAGCTTAACTAAGCTTGATCTTTCGATTAACAACCTCACAGGCCCTGTTCCTTTTGGGTTTCAGTATATGCCTTCATTGAGTCAATTGCAGCTTTTCGACAACAGTTTGACTGGTAGCATTCCTCAAGGACTTGGACGTAATAGTTCCCTTTGGGTAGTCGACTTTTCAGATAACCTCTTGACGGGACGAATACCCCCCCATCTATGTCGTCATTCTAATCTGATCATCTTGAACTTGGAGTCCAATAAACTTTATGGAAATATACCTACCGGGATCTTGAACTGCAAATCATTGTTGCAAGTTCGTTTAGTTGGGAACAGGTTCACTGGCGGCTTTCCATCAGCATTTTGTAACTTGGTGAACCTTACTGCCATTGACTTGGACCAGAATAGATTCAGTGGTCCGCTTCCTCCAGAAATTCGAAATTGCCAAAAGTTGCAAAGGTTGCATATTGCAAACAATTACTTTACGTCTCATTTGCCAAAGGAGATAGGAAACCTTGTAAAGCTAGCAACTTTCAACGTTTCATCAAATCTTTTTACCGGGCCGATTCCACCTGAAATAGTCAATTGCAAGGTTCTCCAACGGCTTGATCTGAGTAACAACTTCTTTGAAAATACTTTGCCAAAAGAGATTGGATCTCTCTTACAATTGGAAATTCTTAGAGTTTCAGATAATAATTTTTCAGGAAGCATACCCAGAGAACTGAAAAACCTCTCTCATTTGACAGAATTGCAAATGGGTGGCAATTCATTCTCTGGTAGCATTCCTTCGGAATTGGGGTCCCTAAAAAGCTTGCAAATATCTCTGAATCTCAGTTTCAATATGCTAACTGGGACAATACCACTAGAGCTTGGAAATTTGAATCTACTGGAATATCTCCTGCTGAATAACAATAGTTTGACTGGTGAAATACCTAGCTCGTTTGCTAATCTTTCGAGTTTAATGAGCTGCAACTTCTCATACAATGATCTTCGGGGGCCAATCCCTTCAATACCTTTGTTTCAGAACATGCCTCCTAGTAGCTTCGTTGGCAATAAGGGACTCTGTGGTGGACCTCTTGGAGATTGCAATGGAGATTCATCTTCTCCATCCATTCCATCTTTCAAGAGCATGAATGGGGCTCGAGGTAGAATCATAACTGGGATTGCTGCTGCTATAGGTGGAGTTTCTATTGTTCTAATTGGAATAATCTTATATTGCATGAAACGTCCATCCAAAATGATGCAAAACAAGGAAACACAGTCTCTGGATTCAGACATCTATTTCCCGCCTAAGGAAGGTTTTACTTTCCAAGATCTAATTGAAGCAACAAATAGTTTTCATGAGAGCTGTGTGGTGGGAAAAGGTGCTTGTGGAACTGTATACAAGGCTGTGATGCGTTCTGGACAGATCATTGCTGTCAAGAAGTTAGCATCAAACAGGGAAGGGAGCAACATTGATAATAGTTTTCGAGCTGAGATTTCGACACTAGGAAAGATCAGACATCGCAATATTGTTAAACTATATGGCTTTTGCTATCACCAAGGTTCGAATCTACTTCTCTATGAGTACATGGAAAGGGGTAGTCTGGGCGAGTTGCTTCATGGGACTGAGTGTAACTTGGAATGGCCTACTCGATTTACGATTGCCATTGGAGCTGCAGAAGGACTTGATTATCTACACCACGGCTGCAAACCAAGGATCATACACCGtgatatcaaatcaaataacattcTCCTCGATTATAAATTTGAGGCCCATGTTGGAGATTTTGGTTTAGCAAAAGTAATGGACATGCCTCAATCTAAATCAATGTCAGCAGTCGCAGGATCGTACGGATACATTGCTCCTG AATATGCTTACACGATGAAGGTCACAGAAAAATGTGACATATACAGCTATGGGGTGGTTTTACTCGAACTGCTAACTGGAAAAACACCGGTACAACCAATTGATCAGGGAGGTGATCTCGTCACATGGGTCAAAAACTATATGCGAGACCATTCAATGTCGTCTGGAATGCTAGATCAGCGGTTGAATCTTCAAGATCAAGCCACGGTCAATCACATGCTGACAGTCCTAAAAATTGCTTTGATGTGCACAAGTTTGTCTCCATTTCATCGTCCATCAATGCGGGAAGTTGTGTCTTTGCTTTTAGAATCTACCGAGCCAGATGAAGATCATATTCCAGCTTTAACATATAATCTAGCTCCAAATGACGATGCAACCTCATGA
- the LOC127149451 gene encoding uncharacterized protein LOC127149451 isoform X1, with protein MAGKGEGPAIGIDLGTTLRTKTKTNQTMQMTPMQRQIWTKRTRKKTTNMMNCKGEEVEVTIVDVSTSHQIGIDSLENRKVAHFIADKINNSSAKVRVCLPRNGVSALDAPAKSFYDPEATATLIEELQKAIQLNNDRQVKVYPYHINDPEFAEFGVVSHGWKGFFSRFAAFCRC; from the exons ATGGCCGGTAAAGGAGAAGGTCCGGCGATCGGAATCGATCTTGGAACCAC GTTGAGGACGAAGACGAAGACAAATCAGACGATGCAGATGACTCCGATGCAGAGGCAGATTTGGACAAAAAGGACGAGGAAGAAGACGACAAACATGATGAACTGTAAGGGAGAAGAG GTTGAAGTTACGATTGTTGATGTTTCTACCAGTCATCAGATTGGGATCGACAGTTTGGAGAACAGAAAAGTTGCTCATTTTATAGCTGATAAGATCAACAATTCATCAGCGAAGGTTCGTGTTTGCCTGCCACGGAATGGTGTATCTGCTCTGGATGCACCAGCGAAGTCATTTTATGATCCTGAGGCTACTGCTACTCTTATAGAGGAACTACAGAAAGCAATTCAGTTAAATAATGATAGGCAG GTGAAGGTATATCCTTATCATATTAATGATCCTGAGTTCGCTGAGTTCGGGGTGGTTTCGCATGGCTGGAAGGGGTTCTTTAGCAGGTTTGCTGCCTTTTGCCGATGCTAA
- the LOC127149451 gene encoding toMV susceptible protein tm-1(GCR26)-like isoform X2 produces the protein MQMTPMQRQIWTKRTRKKTTNMMNCKGEEVEVTIVDVSTSHQIGIDSLENRKVAHFIADKINNSSAKVRVCLPRNGVSALDAPAKSFYDPEATATLIEELQKAIQLNNDRQVKVYPYHINDPEFAEFGVVSHGWKGFFSRFAAFCRC, from the exons ATGCAGATGACTCCGATGCAGAGGCAGATTTGGACAAAAAGGACGAGGAAGAAGACGACAAACATGATGAACTGTAAGGGAGAAGAG GTTGAAGTTACGATTGTTGATGTTTCTACCAGTCATCAGATTGGGATCGACAGTTTGGAGAACAGAAAAGTTGCTCATTTTATAGCTGATAAGATCAACAATTCATCAGCGAAGGTTCGTGTTTGCCTGCCACGGAATGGTGTATCTGCTCTGGATGCACCAGCGAAGTCATTTTATGATCCTGAGGCTACTGCTACTCTTATAGAGGAACTACAGAAAGCAATTCAGTTAAATAATGATAGGCAG GTGAAGGTATATCCTTATCATATTAATGATCCTGAGTTCGCTGAGTTCGGGGTGGTTTCGCATGGCTGGAAGGGGTTCTTTAGCAGGTTTGCTGCCTTTTGCCGATGCTAA